In the genome of Myxococcus stipitatus, one region contains:
- a CDS encoding VWA domain-containing protein: protein MMHVDPWRFTVLGYQAGLAQPVFLTLVAVGLLLGLLALLLSLRRRSRVRAVLHERHAERFTPGVSVWRPATQGGLYGLGLALFGFALAQPQCGTKSELTKRRGIDVVVALDASKSMFARDVQPSRLERAKLELTTLLDELKGDRVGLVVFAGDAFIQSPLTSDYSAVKLFLRAVDPEVMPQGGTNVGAALRLSMQVLENADRGSKERVVVLLTDGEDFVGEVDEATDALKDAGVQVLTVGVGSESGEPIPVYDRRGEFVDYKKDENGDPVVTKLDRAALETIAENTGGAFFYQPRGVAMGQVVERIDQMQKSELESRVTVRYDERFQSFALPGLVLLVLGMMLLPSSRRRSSP, encoded by the coding sequence GGACTGCTCGCGCTCCTGTTGTCCTTGCGGCGCCGCTCCCGCGTGCGCGCCGTGCTGCATGAGCGGCATGCCGAGCGCTTCACCCCGGGCGTCTCCGTGTGGCGCCCCGCGACGCAGGGCGGCCTGTATGGCCTGGGGTTGGCGTTGTTCGGCTTCGCGCTGGCGCAGCCCCAGTGCGGCACCAAGAGCGAGCTGACGAAGCGGCGGGGCATCGACGTGGTGGTGGCGCTGGATGCGTCCAAGTCCATGTTCGCGCGCGACGTGCAGCCCAGCCGTCTGGAGCGGGCCAAGCTGGAGCTGACCACGCTGCTGGACGAGCTGAAGGGGGACCGCGTGGGCCTGGTGGTCTTCGCGGGGGATGCGTTCATCCAGTCCCCGCTGACGTCGGACTACTCGGCGGTGAAGCTGTTCCTGCGCGCGGTGGACCCGGAGGTGATGCCTCAGGGTGGCACCAACGTGGGCGCGGCGCTGCGGCTCTCCATGCAGGTGCTGGAGAACGCGGACCGGGGCTCGAAGGAGCGCGTGGTGGTGCTGCTGACGGACGGCGAGGACTTCGTCGGCGAGGTGGATGAGGCCACCGACGCGCTGAAGGACGCGGGCGTGCAGGTGCTCACGGTGGGCGTGGGCTCCGAGTCCGGCGAGCCCATCCCCGTGTATGACCGGCGCGGCGAGTTCGTGGACTACAAGAAGGACGAGAACGGCGACCCGGTGGTGACGAAGCTGGACCGCGCGGCGCTGGAGACCATCGCGGAGAACACCGGTGGCGCCTTCTTCTACCAGCCGCGCGGGGTGGCGATGGGTCAGGTGGTGGAGCGCATCGACCAGATGCAGAAGAGCGAGCTGGAGAGCCGGGTGACGGTCCGCTACGACGAGCGCTTCCAGTCCTTCGCGCTGCCTGGGCTGGTGTTGCTCGTGCTGGGGATGATGCTGCTTCCGTCCTCGCGCCGGAGGTCGTCGCCATGA